In the genome of Zobellia nedashkovskayae, the window CAAGGAGTTTCATTTGATAAAATATCGGGTATTGAAGCAGAAGATTTTTCAATTTCGGAATTGGAAGAAAATGTTTGGATTCCACCAGCTGATTTGTCCAGTCCGAAACTTTATAATGGTTTTGAATTTGATTTGATTAAAAAGGATCTTTTTGGGAATTCAAGAGAGGAAAAAAATGATGTTGGGGCGGTTGTAGGTAAACCGGCAGAAAAACTAAATCTAATGGATGTATCTCAGTATGGTCCAGATTGGTATTCTCCAAATTCTGCTAATGACTATGTGCCCAAAACTTATTCCGTTAGTTCAACCTCTAAATTGGTTAGTACGCTCCAGAAAGCAAAAAATGGTGATACCATTGTTCTGACTTCCAACAAGTATAAGCTGAAAACCTCTTTGAAAATTGACAAGATGTTGACCATTCGCTCAGAGGATGTCAATAACAAGGCTATTATTCAATATAACGGTGCGGCAGGAACACCGGCCTTTGAAATGAACCCTAAAGGAAAGCTTACTCTAAAAGGTGTTTACCTTATAGGCGCCAAAGATTTGTACGCGTTCGCAAGCTTAAAGGAGAACATGTCCAGTCTTTATAATTTGACCGTTGTAGATTCCGAAATATCTAATTTTGATTATGTGCTAAAAGCATACAAACATTCATTCTCCGAGTATATTAAGTTTACATCTACTTCTATAAAAAACTGTGCAAATGGTTTAGAACTTTCTGAAGAAACTGATGACCGTGGCGAATATAGTGCAGAGAATATCTTTATAGAGAATTGTCAATTTGAAAATGTTGCCAAAAATGTAGTCGATTATTATAGGGGTGGTTATGATGAATCTACTGTTGGTGGAAATTTAGTTGTTACCAACAGTACATTTAAAAACTGTGGTGCAAATGAAGAAGACGGGATTTTACTTAATACCTATGGTATTATTAATGTAAATCTTTCAGGAAACAAATTTCTGGATAACCCGGTAAAATTCGTTGCCCGACTTTGGGGAGCTAAAAATAATAGTCACTCTAACAACGAAATAAAAAACTCAGGGGAGCTTATCGTAGAAGAAAACCTTCCACTTAAACTAATGTACTAACTAAGTATTCTTTAGTAAACTACCTTGAGGCAAGACCACGAGGCACCAAAAGGAATACACTTTGATTTCGAGGTAAGCCTCGGACCAGTTAATCTCGATTATCGAGTAAAATCAATTTGAAGATGAAAAAATCAGTATTTACCATAGTTACAGTTTTAGCGTTAATCGCTTGTAAGAATAATGCTAAAGTTTCTCCGGATACAAGTTCAGAGGCCACAGATCAAACTGAGAAGGAAACAAAATATCCAAGCGATGTAATTCCTTTTATGGATGAGTGGAAAATTCTTTTAGGAGACGGAACTCGTTCTGAGGAATTAGTAAACTACGAGAAAAAAGATTTTTTCTATGTTGAAAAGGATGATAAAGCGGATTGGGTAGTGTACAAAACCCCTAACTCAGGTATTACTTCTAGAACTTCAAGTAATACAAGAACAGAATTAGGTCAGAAAAAACATTGGATACCTGAAACCGGAGGTAAATTAACGGGGACACTGAAGGTTCAGCATGTTTCTACTTCAGGAGATGCTAGAGTTGCCGCTTCTTATTCCGTAGTAGTTGGTCAAATCCATAGTGACGAAGGACACGAGAACGAACCTATAAAAATCTTTTATAAAAAATTTCCTGGCCATACAAAAGGATCTGTTTTCTGGAACTATGAAATCAATACAGAAGGAGACAATTCAAAAAGATGGGATTACTCAACCGCCATTTGGGGTAATGATATGTCTGTTGTAGGTGAAACCGCTACTACTTATCCCAAAGAACCTGAAAACGGTATTGAATTGGGAGAGGAATTTAGCTATGAAATAAATGTTTATAAAGGTATTATGTATCTTACTTTTTCAAGTGAAGGACATGATACTGTAAAGTTCACAAAAAACTTGCTGAAATCTGATTTCTCTAAAAAATCTGATATTCCACAACAGATATGGACATTGTATGCGTCTATTGGTCGTGACGGTATTGAACGAGAAAATGCGTATGCTGGTGAAATTCAGTATTTCAAACAAGGTGCATACAATCAAACAAATGGCAAATCTCCAGAAGACAATATGGTTTGGAGTACCGGTTCTGAGACGTATGATGGTGATATAGAAAAGCAGTACGCAAATGGATGCTATGCAGAGGTTTGGTTTAAGGAAGCCACTGTTGGTGAAGGTACTTTGCCAATTGAAGAATAGTATTTGTCTCACAGATGCTTTTAATTTTGATTGCTGCTGTTCAGTTTTAAATAGTTCATTCCAAATGTCATAGTCCAATAAACCTTGATTTTATAGAATTGACAATTTCGTGAGATAGAAATCATTTATTTAATTGGATATGGACCGATTTTGTGTTAAAAATTTGTGTGTTTGACAAATATCTGTACTTTTGGTAAACCAGTTTGGTAAACCAATTTAACATATGACACACTTAAACAAATTACTCTCGTTAATTTTAATTATAGTTAGCTGCTCTTTTGCTACAGCACAGCAAAAGGAGACAGTAAATAATGTAGCAGAGTTTGAAGAAATGCTTCAAAAAGTGCAACCAGGAGATAGCATTGTTCTTGCAAATGGCGCATGGATGGATGCAGAACTTTTGTTCGAAGCTAACGGTACAGCAGAAAAGCCAATTACACTTACCGTTGAAGAAAAAGGGAAAGTTACCTTAGAAGGAGCTTCTAATCTAAGAATTGCGGGTGACCACTTAATAGTAAAAGGTCTTGTCTTTAAAAATGGATACACACCAACAAATGCAGTTATCTCTTTTAGAAAAAATAGAGAAGAAATGGCTAATAACAGCCGTTTAACGGAATGTGTTATTGATAATTTCAATAATCCAGAACGTCAAGTGCAGGATTATTGGGTAACGATTTATGGTAAAAACAACCGTATTGATCATAACCATATTTCTGGAAAAAAGAACTTAGGGGTTACCATGATAGTTGGTTTGGACACAGAAGGTAGTAGAGCTAACAATCACCAAATAGACCACAACTATTTTGGTCCTCGTCCAACTTACGGTAATAATGGAGGTGAAACTTTAAGAATCGGAACCAGTCATCATGCGTTAGAGAATTCTAATACGTTGGTAGAGTCTAATTATTTTGACAGAACAAATGGCGAGCACGAAATCATTTCAAATAAATCCTGTCAAAACACCTTCAAATACAACACCTTTTTTGAGTGTACAGGTACTTTAACTATGCGTCATGGAAATGAGACGCTAGTTGACGGTAATGTTTTCATAGGTAATGGAAAACCAAGTACGGGAGGTGTACGTGTAATTAATGAAACGCAAACAGTTACTAATAACTATCATATTGGTTTAACAGGATACCGTTTTAGAGGTGCATTTGTTATGATGAACGGCGTGCCAGATTCACCACCAAATCGTTATGTTCCGGTTATTGATTCTAAAGTAAATAACAATACGTTTGTAAATTGCGAAAACATCCTTTTTGGAGCTGGAAGTGATGAAGAAAGAAGTCAAGCACCAAGAACTTCTGAATTTTCAGAGAATATTATTTATAATGATAGCAAGAAAGACATTTTCACTATTAACGATGATATTAGTGGGATTACATTTAAAGATAATATTTTAGGTGAAAACTCAGAAACAAGTATTAAGTCTGGTTTTAAAAATGCGAATATTAAATTAGTGAAAAACGAGCAAGGTTTTTTAATTCCTACATCAAGGAAAATAAAAACTAAGGTTACGATAAGTCCAAAAATTGCCACTAAGGAAAATACGGGAATAGCATGGTATTCAAAAGCAGATAAGAGTGTAGTATTAAATTCTGGTAAAACATTAAAAGTAGAAGCCGGTATCAATACTTTATATGAAATCGTTAAAAAATCGGAAGCTGGAGATATTATAGAATTAGAAGAAGGTGGAACATACTTATTGACTAAAGCGGTAAAAATAGGCCACCCACTAACATTTAAAACGGTTGGAAAGGAAAAAGCAACCATTTTGTTTGAAAGGATGATGGCATTTGAAATCCAGGATGGAGGTAGTTTATCTTTGGAGAACATCACTTTTGATGGTGCAAAATCTCCTGATTATGCAGGGAATTCGGTTATTAGTACCAGTAAGAATTCTATGTTAGATAATTACAAATTGTTTATTGATAACTGCGAATTTAAAGATATGGTAGTCAACCACTCTTTTGATGTACTAAGAGTTTCTAAAGGTACATTTGCAGACACCATTAGCATTCAGAATTCGACCTTCAAAAAAATTACGGGTAGTATTGCAGCTTTAGATAAAGAGACTGATGATATTGGAGCTTATAATGTAGAATACTTCATTATGAAAAACAATACCATAAGCGAACTACAAGGAGCGGCGCTACGGTTGTATAGAGGAGGAAAAGACGAGAGTACATTTGGCCCATTCTTAGAGGTGGATCACAATGTATTTGATAATGTTGGTTTTGGTAAGAAGAATAAATACAAATCTGCCATATCACTATATGGTGTTCAAGAAACGGATATCAAAAATAATATCTTTAAAGATAGCAAGGCTATTGAAATGCATTTGGTAGTTGGTGAGCCTATAGTTAAAGTGCGTAATAATGCCTTAAGCAATTCTGAAAAACTAATTGTAACAGGGGACCAGAAATACTTTGTAGAAAACCAATGGAACTTAGACCCGGAATTCATAGATGATTCATCATATTCATTAAGTCCTGATTCTCCTTTAAAAGGAAAAGCTACAGATGGTGGTGATTTAGGAGTGAAATAGGAGGGAAGAAACTAGAAAATAGGCACAATAACGTAATATGTTGTTTGCTGAAGTATGAAAGCTGAACACTATTTAGTAGTGTTCAGCTTTTTATTTTATACTTGATAAGCTGGTAGGTGAAATATGAAAGAACTTCCTTCCTTGGGTCTGCTCAAAACGGTAATGGTAGTATCATGTAAATCCATTATTTTCTTAACTATAGCCAAACCAAGCCCGTACCCTTGTTTTTTAGCACTTTTATCAACCTGTTTGTAGCGGTCAAATATAAAAGGCTGTTCGTTCACTGGGATTCCTGTTCCCGTATCGGTAATATTTATTTCTACGTTTTTTCCTTTCTTTTGAAGAGATAAAGTCACTTTGCCATTGGCTTGAGTGTACTTTAATGCATTCTCAATTAAGTTCTGTAAAGCTCTTTCGACAAGACTTACATCTGCAAAAACCATGCAATTTTCTTCTGGATTGTCTAGCTGAAGATTAATCTGTTTCTGTTCTGCTATAACCCTGAATTTAGCAATAAGATCGTGAGAAAGCTCAGTAATGGAGAAAGGTTCTTTCACCGGAGTAACTTGCTCTGCTTCCAATTTAGAATACTCAAAAAGCTGATTTATTAAGTTAGACAGCTTATCTACATTGTCATGGGTAATTTGTAAATATTCTTGTTTTTGCTCTTCTGAAAGGGTATCGTTCTTAATCTGCAACGTTTCAATATATCCCTTTAGAATAGCCAGTGGCGTTCTAAGGTCGTGAGAGACATTGGCAATCAATTCTCTTCGTAACAAATCAACAGATTGCATCTTATCCATATTGCCAACAATACTATCGGCCATTTCATTAAAAGAGTTAGCAAACACTTCAATATCCGAATTTTCAGGATTAGCAATACGTGCTTGCAAATCCCCATCATGAAACTTACGGACTGTCTTTGTAATTAAACGTAAATTTTTAGTCAAGAACCAAATAGCCAAAAGACCAATTACTAAAGAAAATAGCATGGTTAACAAGGTTGCTCCAATACCTAATTTGGTAAAATATTGATTTAAAAGATTGTCACTTACTTCTTGAAATTTTTTACCGGCAAGTACAATGTAAACGTATCCTTCACGACCATCCACAGAGTAGGGTGCTGCTGAAAATATTTTTTGCTCACCTATATTTCGGGGGTCATCGCCAAGAACAAATCGTTCGCCTTTATTTTTTATAAAAAACTCTATAGGAGTTAATGAAACACTTTTGGTCGAACTTTTGTCGCCATGATCAAGTACAACTGAATACAGCACTTCTCCAGTTTCATTTAAAAGATATACTTCAATACTCTGGTTTACGGCCATCATATCGTGCA includes:
- a CDS encoding polysaccharide lyase family 7 protein, encoding MKKSVFTIVTVLALIACKNNAKVSPDTSSEATDQTEKETKYPSDVIPFMDEWKILLGDGTRSEELVNYEKKDFFYVEKDDKADWVVYKTPNSGITSRTSSNTRTELGQKKHWIPETGGKLTGTLKVQHVSTSGDARVAASYSVVVGQIHSDEGHENEPIKIFYKKFPGHTKGSVFWNYEINTEGDNSKRWDYSTAIWGNDMSVVGETATTYPKEPENGIELGEEFSYEINVYKGIMYLTFSSEGHDTVKFTKNLLKSDFSKKSDIPQQIWTLYASIGRDGIERENAYAGEIQYFKQGAYNQTNGKSPEDNMVWSTGSETYDGDIEKQYANGCYAEVWFKEATVGEGTLPIEE
- a CDS encoding chondroitinase-B domain-containing protein — protein: MTHLNKLLSLILIIVSCSFATAQQKETVNNVAEFEEMLQKVQPGDSIVLANGAWMDAELLFEANGTAEKPITLTVEEKGKVTLEGASNLRIAGDHLIVKGLVFKNGYTPTNAVISFRKNREEMANNSRLTECVIDNFNNPERQVQDYWVTIYGKNNRIDHNHISGKKNLGVTMIVGLDTEGSRANNHQIDHNYFGPRPTYGNNGGETLRIGTSHHALENSNTLVESNYFDRTNGEHEIISNKSCQNTFKYNTFFECTGTLTMRHGNETLVDGNVFIGNGKPSTGGVRVINETQTVTNNYHIGLTGYRFRGAFVMMNGVPDSPPNRYVPVIDSKVNNNTFVNCENILFGAGSDEERSQAPRTSEFSENIIYNDSKKDIFTINDDISGITFKDNILGENSETSIKSGFKNANIKLVKNEQGFLIPTSRKIKTKVTISPKIATKENTGIAWYSKADKSVVLNSGKTLKVEAGINTLYEIVKKSEAGDIIELEEGGTYLLTKAVKIGHPLTFKTVGKEKATILFERMMAFEIQDGGSLSLENITFDGAKSPDYAGNSVISTSKNSMLDNYKLFIDNCEFKDMVVNHSFDVLRVSKGTFADTISIQNSTFKKITGSIAALDKETDDIGAYNVEYFIMKNNTISELQGAALRLYRGGKDESTFGPFLEVDHNVFDNVGFGKKNKYKSAISLYGVQETDIKNNIFKDSKAIEMHLVVGEPIVKVRNNALSNSEKLIVTGDQKYFVENQWNLDPEFIDDSSYSLSPDSPLKGKATDGGDLGVK
- a CDS encoding sensor histidine kinase, encoding MSQKEKTLTPKLIKKLWLAFILLVLLMGASYIFITGYFANKYSQETTQRLNADVAHHVIAEKFKDASPFLEDGSVNKPLFGDLMHDMMAVNQSIEVYLLNETGEVLYSVVLDHGDKSSTKSVSLTPIEFFIKNKGERFVLGDDPRNIGEQKIFSAAPYSVDGREGYVYIVLAGKKFQEVSDNLLNQYFTKLGIGATLLTMLFSLVIGLLAIWFLTKNLRLITKTVRKFHDGDLQARIANPENSDIEVFANSFNEMADSIVGNMDKMQSVDLLRRELIANVSHDLRTPLAILKGYIETLQIKNDTLSEEQKQEYLQITHDNVDKLSNLINQLFEYSKLEAEQVTPVKEPFSITELSHDLIAKFRVIAEQKQINLQLDNPEENCMVFADVSLVERALQNLIENALKYTQANGKVTLSLQKKGKNVEINITDTGTGIPVNEQPFIFDRYKQVDKSAKKQGYGLGLAIVKKIMDLHDTTITVLSRPKEGSSFIFHLPAYQV